A region of Fimbriimonadaceae bacterium DNA encodes the following proteins:
- the rssB gene encoding Regulator of RpoS, translated as MTRVLVIEDEESVRTAVRRRLERHGLDVTTADNSEIGIRVIQESEPPFDVIVTDMSMEEPEAGLKVLNAAFARDLFAEVIVMTAYGNVANAVECMRRGAFDYLEKNSPGVDVYELLTFKIDAAIDRRRQDVRAIEKWERAAQAKQAR; from the coding sequence ATGACCCGGGTTCTCGTGATCGAAGACGAAGAGAGTGTCCGTACCGCCGTAAGGCGACGACTGGAACGCCACGGCCTCGATGTCACCACCGCAGATAACTCGGAGATCGGAATCAGGGTCATTCAGGAGTCGGAGCCTCCGTTCGACGTGATCGTCACCGACATGAGCATGGAAGAGCCGGAGGCCGGACTCAAAGTGCTCAACGCTGCGTTTGCCCGCGACCTCTTTGCCGAGGTTATTGTGATGACGGCTTACGGGAATGTCGCTAATGCGGTCGAGTGCATGCGGCGCGGCGCCTTCGACTATTTGGAGAAGAACTCTCCGGGCGTGGACGTCTACGAGCTCCTCACCTTTAAGATCGACGCAGCCATCGATCGCCGCCGGCAGGACGTCCGCGCCATCGAGAAATGGGAACGCGCTGCGCAGGCAAAGCAGGCTCGTTAG